The Thalassophryne amazonica chromosome 8, fThaAma1.1, whole genome shotgun sequence genome includes a window with the following:
- the armc10 gene encoding armadillo repeat-containing protein 10 isoform X2 — protein MMGDSRFGNMKALLGIVAGAGASYGIYKLISWGSFKINKKSAISESAGVAKVSFQPGSLLAKVSGLDVVCVRTQDAAPGKGVAKSPGDLEPQHLKMLLSSLQTVNNPSDRCQILLTLSNAAVFTVNQNLIREFDGIHFIAGFLSDPTAEVRVQTLSALSNLCMNIQNQEQLKIYVPEVLELIETSPVNSDLQLCALRLLTNLSVTDRYQHLLKGSITLLLSLVVVSNEALQVQALKVLVNLSSNPDMMDDIVQAQVPAAIVLLFDARTASAVLLRLLTFVGNLKAWRPSIQVAEELRRKQDCLFRVMLDESSQLHSRLVQLLSHPDEDIQTQVARILT, from the exons ATGATGGGCGATAGCAGGTTTGGGAACATGAAGGCGTTACTGGGAATAGTTGCTGGAGCCGGAGCCTCTTACGGGATTTACAAACTTATCAGCTGGGGAAGCTTCAAAATAAACAAGAAAAGTGCCATCAGTGAAAGCGCTGGTGTCGCGAAAGTTAGTTTCCAGCCCGGGAGCCTGTTGGCCAAAGTGTCCGGACTGGATGTTGTTTGTGTCAGAACACAGGATGCGGCACCAG GCAAGGGTGTCGCCAAGTCTCCAGGAGATCTGGAACCACAGCACTTAAAAATGCTGTTGTCATCTCTTCAAACTGTTAATAATCCATCTGACAGATGTCAGATTCTGCTTACTTTGAGCAATGCTGCTGTTTTCACTGTGAATCAG AATTTAATACGGGAATTTGATGGGATTCATTTCATAgctggcttcctttcggacccaacAGCAGAGGTTAGAGTGCAGACTCTGAGTGCTCTGAGTAATCTGTGTATGAACATTCAAAACCAAGAACAACTCAAG ATTTATGTGCCAGAAGTGCTAGAGCTGATAGAGACATCACCCGTGAATTCTGACCTCCAGCTTTGTGCCCTCAGGCTGCTAACAAACCTTTCAGTCACAGACAGATATCAACACCTGCTGAAGGGATCAATCACACTTTTACTGTCTCTCGTTGTTGTAAGCAATGAAGCGTTGcag GTTCAAGCTTTGAAGGTCCTGGTGAATTTATCCTCTAATCCGGATATGATGGATGACATTGTTCAAGCCCAGGTA CCAGCTGCTATAGTGTTGCTGTTTGATGCACGAACAGCATCTGCTGTGCTTCTGCGGCTACTGACATTCGTAGGAAACTTAAAGGCATGGAGGCCTTCGATCCAGGTGGCAGAAGAGCTGAGGCGCAAGCAGGATTGCCTCTTCCGGGTTATGTTGGACGAGTCTTCCCAGCTCCACAGCAGACTGGTGCAGTTGCTTTCACACCCTGATGAGGATATTCAGACTCAGGTGGCTCGTATCCTGACATAG
- the armc10 gene encoding armadillo repeat-containing protein 10 isoform X1, translating into MMGDSRFGNMKALLGIVAGAGASYGIYKLISWGSFKINKKSAISESAGVAKVSFQPGSLLAKVSGLDVVCVRTQDAAPGKGVAKSPGDLEPQHLKMLLSSLQTVNNPSDRCQILLTLSNAAVFTVNQNLIREFDGIHFIAGFLSDPTAEVRVQTLSALSNLCMNIQNQEQLKIYVPEVLELIETSPVNSDLQLCALRLLTNLSVTDRYQHLLKGSITLLLSLVVVSNEALQVQALKVLVNLSSNPDMMDDIVQAQAPAAIVLLFDARTASAVLLRLLTFVGNLKAWRPSIQVAEELRRKQDCLFRVMLDESSQLHSRLVQLLSHPDEDIQTQVARILT; encoded by the exons ATGATGGGCGATAGCAGGTTTGGGAACATGAAGGCGTTACTGGGAATAGTTGCTGGAGCCGGAGCCTCTTACGGGATTTACAAACTTATCAGCTGGGGAAGCTTCAAAATAAACAAGAAAAGTGCCATCAGTGAAAGCGCTGGTGTCGCGAAAGTTAGTTTCCAGCCCGGGAGCCTGTTGGCCAAAGTGTCCGGACTGGATGTTGTTTGTGTCAGAACACAGGATGCGGCACCAG GCAAGGGTGTCGCCAAGTCTCCAGGAGATCTGGAACCACAGCACTTAAAAATGCTGTTGTCATCTCTTCAAACTGTTAATAATCCATCTGACAGATGTCAGATTCTGCTTACTTTGAGCAATGCTGCTGTTTTCACTGTGAATCAG AATTTAATACGGGAATTTGATGGGATTCATTTCATAgctggcttcctttcggacccaacAGCAGAGGTTAGAGTGCAGACTCTGAGTGCTCTGAGTAATCTGTGTATGAACATTCAAAACCAAGAACAACTCAAG ATTTATGTGCCAGAAGTGCTAGAGCTGATAGAGACATCACCCGTGAATTCTGACCTCCAGCTTTGTGCCCTCAGGCTGCTAACAAACCTTTCAGTCACAGACAGATATCAACACCTGCTGAAGGGATCAATCACACTTTTACTGTCTCTCGTTGTTGTAAGCAATGAAGCGTTGcag GTTCAAGCTTTGAAGGTCCTGGTGAATTTATCCTCTAATCCGGATATGATGGATGACATTGTTCAAGCCCAG GCGCCAGCTGCTATAGTGTTGCTGTTTGATGCACGAACAGCATCTGCTGTGCTTCTGCGGCTACTGACATTCGTAGGAAACTTAAAGGCATGGAGGCCTTCGATCCAGGTGGCAGAAGAGCTGAGGCGCAAGCAGGATTGCCTCTTCCGGGTTATGTTGGACGAGTCTTCCCAGCTCCACAGCAGACTGGTGCAGTTGCTTTCACACCCTGATGAGGATATTCAGACTCAGGTGGCTCGTATCCTGACATAG